One stretch of Armigeres subalbatus isolate Guangzhou_Male chromosome 2, GZ_Asu_2, whole genome shotgun sequence DNA includes these proteins:
- the LOC134216809 gene encoding uncharacterized protein LOC134216809 — protein sequence MEDQSEPVPEVKSSTQSDSLAARREARRKRILENSNNRLTKITGREHNDPPAEDFTIKPPDVIYPDPEVERDEYTYQEPPRFGSNLPEGLPNLANGDIFSLLNQPLGSDQSDSFPAAQEPIPDTLLVKFLRSRMHLALMAIVVYLLFANDLQYLIGGNVFIVLLGWEMVEVFLLKTYETRLPFMELVFLLGGISQKYSQIVLKIVQTINKVLKDVTFFVFFFVVSHLLWSRFVLGIELSYVLGYDQLEDQSGGGEVAS from the exons ATGGAAGACCAGTCAGAACCTGTTCCGGAAGTGAAAAGTTCCACTCAATCCGATTCATTGGCAGCCCGCCGTGAAGCTCGACGAAAACGTATCCTCGAAAATTCCAATAACAGGCTGACGAAAATCACGGGCCGAGAGCACAATGATCCGCCGGCAG aggattttACTATTAAACCTCCGGACGTTATCTACCCGGATCCGGAAGTCGAACGCGACGAGTACACCTACCAGGAGCCACCCCGTTTCGGCTCAAATCTTCCCGAAGGATTGCCCAACCTGGCGAACGGTGACATATTTTCCCTCCTCAATCAGCCGCTTGGTTCGGATCAGAGCGATTCATTTCCAGCAGCACAGGAACCAATTCCCGATACACTGTTAGTAAAATTCCTGCGTAGCCGCATGCACCTGGCCTTGATGGCCATTGTGGTATACTTATTATTTGCGAATGATCTTCAGTACCTAATCGGCGGCAATGTGTTTATCGTGCTGCTCGGTTGGGAGATGGTCGAAGTGTTCTTGCTGAAAACCTACGAAACGCGATTGCCCTTCATGGAATTGGTGTTTCTgttgggaggaatttcccaaaaataTTCGCAGATTGTACTGAAAATTGTGCAAACCATCAACAAGGTCCTAAAGGATGTGACcttttttgtgtttttcttcGTGGTTTCGCATCTACTGTGGAGTCGATTTGTGCTGGGGATCGAGCTAAGCTATGTCTTGGGGTACGACCAGCTGGAGGACCAGTCTGGCGGTGGTGAAGTTGCTTCCTAG
- the LOC134209899 gene encoding uncharacterized protein LOC134209899 → MDFPEDLDHVFEEYLEDDSEGIFDYANLDVNYDIESLKDIDDPLQDPMGDEDVPSTSKAKSSKKIKRSCDLATRIENSYSSIGDVFLKKFKNQKSYEKCGAINVDGDTVNEILTMVWSCCSKFTHRAVRFTESADSRPEASWEDVIPGFDDCDRFLVFQDKINKRNISPSKVDSANLVNWLSKEVSVIVYKYSDSITSLERWHQVEAQLLRPLEKDRSGAESVASINQLKEQLKRIHGKYLSGDDVNWGCWASWISSKTFDQRDDLMNQAPPEHLINLFSSVPVHSDTILEKARLDLQVANTVNGAYSNILRELKNDYQQLGNVVRTIGERISMLETKQKEYDEMLQAMRNTVAVKENKFSVELARNVTDCLDVDHDEFS, encoded by the exons atggattttccggaggacctAGACCACGTATTTGAAGAATATCTCGAGGATGACAGCGAAGGGATTTTTGATTATGCAAATTTGGACGTTAACTACGATATTGAATCGCTCAAGGATATCGATGATCCACTGCAAGATCCGATGGGGGACGAAGATGTGCCGTCGACATCTAAAGCAAAGTCTTCAaaaaag ATAAAGAGAAGCTGTGATTTGGCGACCAGGATAGAAAACAGTTACTCaagcatcggcg AtgttttcttaaagaaattcaaaaaccaAAAGTCCTATGAGAAGTGTGGTGCTATCAATGTTGACGGAGATACTGTTAACGAAATACTAACGATGGTATGGAGTTGCTGCTCAAAATTCACCCACCGTGCTGTTCGGTTTACAGAATCTGCCGATTCACGACCTGAAGCGTCTTGGGAGGATGTAATCCCTGGTTTTGATGATTGCGACAGATTCCTCGTGTTTCaagataaaattaataaaaggaATATTTCGCCATCAAAAGTTGACAGCGCCAACCTAGTTAATTGGTTATCGAAGGAAGTGTCGGTTATTGTTTACAAGTACTCAGATAGCATAACTTCATTAGAGCGATGGCACCAAGTCGAAGCTCAGCTCCTTCGTCCTCTTGAGAAAGATCGATCTGGGGCGGAATCGGTTGCTTCAATCAACCAACTAAAGGAGCAGCTTAAAAGGATTCACGGGAAATATTTATCTGGCGATGATGTAAATTGGGGCTGCTGGGCTAGTTGGATTTCTAGCAAAACGTTTGATCAACGAGATGATTTAATGAATCAAGCCCCACCTGAGCATCTTATAAACCTTTTTAGCAGTGTTCCTGTCCATAGTGACACTATCCTGGAGAAAGCTAGACTCGATTTGCAAGTGGCTAACACAGTCAACGGTGCTTACAGTAACATACTTCGGGAGTTGAAAAATGATTACCAACAACTTGGTAATGTGGTCAGAACGATTGGGGAAAGAATTTCGATGCTTGAGACGAAACAGAAGGAATATGATGAGATGCTGCAAGCGATGAGAAACACTGTGGCAGTGAAAGAAAACAAGTTCTCGGTTGAGTTGGCTCGGAATGTCACTGATTGCTTGGATGTGGATCATGATGAATTTAGCTAA
- the LOC134216810 gene encoding uncharacterized protein LOC134216810, translating into MVDILKNVRHQHASTNTVYHCLYDYYYLGVTKNTLSKIYAKHRTTISFWIRKYEENGFFNRKEKERVYLRFNIEQRKWLVDLYTSCPIIYLDEAKAAFERHFHKTISTSSVSRILHAEGLSWKVLERRAVQIRIQDIYRFVSDLAIVSWDIHCLVFLDEVSFDNRGMLRNKGYAPVGKKLVYRGEFIRRPRCSMLSFLGYDGVLETYSTEGTFTRDKFFSNVRAFATSGVVFRNPHRAGKYSVWILDGARIHCHKSIVEYLRSLGIIVVFLPAYAPFYNPIEFLFGYLKQYLKRVYVENSRKDLTVVIADALRHFKNYDCSRIFAKCGYLPGGQFDPSLGLGQDMKQFGFKI; encoded by the exons ATGGTAGACATTCTGAAGAATGTTCGGCATCAACATGCTTCAACCAACACCGTGTATCATTGTTTATATGATTATTATTACCTTGGAGTGACCAAAAATACCCTTTCTAAAATTTATGCGAAGCACCGGACGACAATCTCATTCTGGATCCGGAAATATGAGGAAAATGGGTTTTTTAACCGCAAGGAAAAGGAAAGAGTATATCTGCGATTTAATATCGAACAACGGAAATGGTTAGTAGACCTATACACAAGTTGTCCAATCATTTACTTGGACGAAGCCAAAGCTGCATTTGAGCGGcatttccacaaaaccatcagcACTTCTTCTGTAAGTAGGATTCTACATGCCGAAGGACTCTCCTGGAAAGTGTTAGAAAGACGAGCAGTCCAAATACGAATACAGGACATTTACAGATTTGTATCAGATCTGGCCATCGTATCATGGGATATTCACTGTTTAGTATTCCTAGATGAAGTATCGTTCGATAATCGTGGAATGCTCCGTAATAAGGGTTATGCACCAGTGGGAAAGAAGCTGGTATATCGAGGGGAGTTTATTCGCCGTCCGCGTTGCTCTATGCTAAGTTTCTTAGGATACGATGGAGTGCTTGAAACATATTCGACAGAAGGAACATTCACCAGAGATAAATTTTTCAGTAATGTCCGCGCTTTTGCAACCTCAGGGGTGGTGTTCCGCAACCCacac CGTGCAGGGAAATACTCCGTTTGGATTCTAGACGGAGCGCGAATTCATTGCCATAAATCGATTGTAGAATACCTCCGATCGTTGGGAATAATAGTGGTGTTTCTACCCGCATATGCTCCGTTCTATAATCCCATTGAGTTTTTATTTGGgtatttaaaacaatatttaaaacgAGTATACGTTGAAAATAGTAGAAAAGATCTTACCGTTGTGATCGCAGACGCTCTTCGACATTTCAAAAATTATGATTGCTCTAGAATCTTTGCAAAATGTGGATATTTACCTGGGGGACAATTTGATCCAAGTCTGGGTCTTGGCCAAGATATGAAGCAATTCGGattcaaaatatga
- the LOC134212666 gene encoding ribosome-releasing factor 2, mitochondrial: MLRHRSLARQIMRCTKRATCIRRNHSTSENSVQENYIRNIGILAHIDGGKTTTTERMLFYSGKTHVLGEVHHGNTVTDFLVQERERGITICSAAVSFDWRDHRINLLDTPGHIDFTMEVEQSLAAVDGTVVILDGSAGVEAQTVTVWNQADRHRLPRVVFVNKMDKENADFEGCLQDLRKKLGVMPLPIQIPLMEKGKLAGITDILSATQIIFDKNSHGRLYKRVPLAEEALTDAQDRLYETIDVLSGMDDQLAQAIIESDSMDNINPELVLNAIRSCTMKQQIVPVLLGSAYKNIGVQLLMDAVLRYLPAPNQRNQIYDCFGSDFVGKVSKVTHDKQRGPLSLIRVFRGTLKKGAKIVTAKGASENIQRIYAPWADEYREVTSIGAGNIGLCAGCKSTVTGDLVVSNTASLRSALKKLNASENSEADNDVDEVLATKLSLQTVVPDAVYFCSIEPPSTAYQSALDNALKEIQREDPSLRVTYDETTMQTVLGGMGKLHLEIIKSRILTEYKIDVDLGVLQIAYKETLGESCRGSWTAEKEIAGHKQFVQMELTVYAKKHDEKFRLDNSPDSHENLRLIRPRQMSYIKKGALAALERGPKLGGQLMDVAITLHSCTIGKGTADTFIMAATAQCVRHVLSSANVRLMEPIMLLEIAMPSEYLNAILADLGRRRCTVLDVNSRGHQHKVLRANAPLAELEDYSSEVRCISSGTASVSMEPNGYVLLNEMDEESAIRKAHGLE, from the exons ATGTTACGCCACCGGTCACTTGCCCGCCAAATCATGCGTTGCACGAAACGTGCAACCTGCATACGGCGGAATCACTCGACATCCGAGAACTCTGTTCAGGAAAACTACATCCGTAACATTGGAATCTTGGCCCATATTGATGGAG GGAAAACCACCACCACCGAGCGGATGCTGTTCTATTCCGGCAAAACGcacgttctcggcgaagttcaCCACGGCAATACGGTGACGGACTTTCTGGTGCAGGAGCGCGAGCGTGGCATCACGATTTGCAGTGCGGCGGTCAGTTTCGATTGGCGGGACCATCGAATAAATCTGCTGGACACCCCGGGTCACATCGATTTCACTATGGAAGTGGAACAGTCGCTGGCCGCCGTCGATGGTACGGTGGTCATTTTGGACGGATCGGCTGGTGTCGAAGCGCAAACCGTTACGGTGTGGAATCAGGCCGATAGGCATCGACTGCCGCGGGTGGTTTTCGTGAACAAAATGGATAAGGAGAACGCCGACTTTGAGGGGTGTTTGCAAGATTTGCGGAAGAAGTTGGGTGTGATGCCGTTGCCTATACAGATTCCGTTGATGGAAAAGGGAAAATTAGCTG GGATAACCGACATCCTCTCGGCAACGCAGATAATTTTCGACAAAAATTCCCATGGTAGACTGTACAAGCGTGTTCCGCTGGCGGAAGAAGCCTTGACAGATGCGCAGGACAGGTTGTATGAAACCATCGATGTCCTTTCCGGCATGGATGACCAGCTAGCGCAGGCAATTATCGAATCCGACAGCATGGATAACATCAACCCGGAGTTAGTGTTAAACGCAATTCGATCTTGTACGATGAAGCAACAGATTGTGCCGGTTCTTTTGGGATCCGCTTACAAGAACATCGGAGTTCAGTTGCTGATGGATGCCGTTTTGCGATATTTACCGGCTCCGAACCAACGCAATCAAATCTATGACTGCTTTGG GTCCGATTTCGTGGGAAAGGTATCGAAAGTGACACACGACAAGCAACGTGGACCGCTTAGTCTGATCCGTGTTTTCCGGGGAACACTGAAAAAGGGGGCCAAAATTGTCACAGCCAAGGGTGCTAGCGAAAACATCCAACGAATTTATGCTCCTTGGGCGGATGAGTACCGTGAAGTTACTTCAATAGGAGCAGGAAATATCGGACTTTGTGCGGGATGTAAATCAACGGTAACTGGTGACCTGGTGGTATCAAATACTGCATCCCTACGAAGCGCCTTAAAAAAGCTGAATGCTTCAGAGAACAGTGAAGCTGACAACGATGTTGACGAAGTTCTTGCCACAAAATTATCTCTTCAGACAGTTGTCCCCGACGCGGTTTACTTCTGTTCTATAGAGCCACCTTCTACGGCCTACCAATCCGCCTTAGATAACGCCTTGAAGGAGATTCAGCGGGAAGATCCCAGTTTGCGAGTAACGTATGACGAAACCACAATGCAAACTGTCCTCGGCGGTATGGGCAAGCTTCATCTGGAGATCATCAAATCTCGTATTCTGACGGAATACAAAATCGATGTGGATTTGGGTGTGCTTCAAATTGCCTACAAAGAAACTCTGGGGGAATCGTGTCGTGGTAGTTGGACAGCTGAGAAGGAAATAGCTGGACATAAGCAATTCGTCCAAATGGAACTGACTGTTTATGCCAAAAAGCATGACGAGAAGTTCCGTCTCGATAACTCCCCAGATTCGCATGAGAACCTGAGGCTAATTCGACCGCGACAAATGTCCTACATCAAAAAGGGGGCTCTAGCAGCGTTGGAGCGTGGCCCGAAGTTAGGTGGTCAGCTGATGGATGTTGCGATCACGCTGCACAGCTGCACTATTGGCAAGGGAACAGCAGATACCTTCATCATGGCTGCAACGGCTCAATGCGTCCGTCATGTGTTGTCCTCGGCAAATGTGCGTTTGATGGAACCGATTATGTTGCTAGAGATAGCAATGCCGTCCGAGTACCTGAATGCCATCCTGGCCGATTTGGGTCGACGCAGGTGCACGGTACTGGATGTCAATTCGAGGGGCCATCAGCACAAAGTTTTGCGTGCGAATGCTCCCCTTGCCGAGCTGGAGGACTATTCCAGCGAGGTGCGATGCATTAGTTCCGGCACGGCTAGCGTTTCGATGGAACCGAATGGCTACGTGCTGTTGAATGAGATGGACGAGGAAAGTGCTATCCGAAAGGCTCATGGTTTGGAGTAG
- the LOC134212667 gene encoding glutaryl-CoA dehydrogenase, mitochondrial, whose protein sequence is MALRIISNQWRNFNKFGIVQRAFASSSNEPTFNWEDPLNLESQLKEDEIAIRDSFRVYCEDKLMSRVILANRDEVFHKEIMKELGSFGVLGCTIKGYGCAGVNNVAYGLLTREVERVDSGYRSAFSVQSSLCMGAIYDYGTEAQKQKYLPRLAKGELIGCFGLTEPNHGSDPSSMETRAVHDPKTKTYVLTGNKTWITNSPVADVLIVWGKTEDGKVRGFIIDREQSSEGLSTPKIQGKFSLRASDTGMILMDEVRIPEDNILPNASGMRGPFGCLNNARYGIAWGALGAAESCLKVARQYTLDRHQFKRPLAANQLMQKKMADMLTEISLGLTACLHVGRLKDQKLHTADMISMLKRNNAGKALEIARVARDMLGGNGISDEYHIIRHVMNLEAVNTYEGTHDIHALILGRAITGIQAFA, encoded by the exons ATGGCCCTCAGAATCATTTCCAATCAGTGGAGGAATTTCAACAAATTCGGAATTGTACAAAGGG CTTTCGCTTCATCCAGCAATGAAC ccACCTTTAATTGGGAGGATCCATTGAATTTGGAATCTCAACTCAAAGAAGATGAGATTGCCATCCGCGATTCGTTCCGAGTATACTGCGAGGACAAGCTCATGTCCCGGGTAATTTTGGCCAACAGAGATGAAG TATTCCACAAAGAGATCATGAAGGAGTTAGGATCATTCGGTGTTCTGGGTTGTACGATCAAGGGCTACGGCTGTGCCGGCGTAAATAATGTAGCCTATGGATTGCTGACGCGTGAGGTTGAACGGGTCGATTCCGGCTATCGTTCGGCGTTCAGTGTACAGAGTTCCCTCTGCATGGGTGCAATCTACGATTATGGAACCGAAGCACAGAAGCAGAAATATCTTCCCAGATTGGCAAAGGGTGAGCTGATTGGTTGCTTTGGATTGACCGAACCGAACCACGGTAGCGATCCTTCCTCGATGGAAACCCGGGCGGTGCATGACCCGAAGACTAAAACCTACGTGCTGACTGGTAACAAGACGTGGATCACGAACTCTCCAGTAGCAGACGTGCTTATTGTGTGGGGTAAGACCGAGGACGGCAAGGTGCGAGGTTTCATCATTGATCGCGAACAAAGTTCGGAAGGATTGTCCACACCGAAGATTCAGGGCAAATTTTCGTTACGAGCCTCGGATACGGGTATGATCCTAATGGATGAAGTTCGCATTCCGGAGGATAACATTCTACCGAATGCTTCCGGCATGCGCGGACCGTTCGGTTGTTTAAACAACGCACGATACGGAATTGCATGGGGCGCTCTGGGTGCCGCCGAGTCTTGCTTAAAAGTCGCCAGACAGTACACCCTGGATCGGCATCAATTCAAGAGACCTCTGGCAGCAAACCAGCTGATGCAGAAGAAGATGGCCGATATGCTAACGGAGATAAGCTTGGGACTGACGGCATGTTTACACGTTGGAAGGCTAAAGGATCAGAAGCT ACACACAGCGGATATGATTTCCATGCTAAAGCGGAACAACGCCGGTAAGGCACTGGAGATTGCTCGCGTAGCTCGAGATATGCTGGGAGGGAACGGAATTTCAGATGAGTATCATATAATCCGACACGTTATGAACTTGGAAGCTGTGAACACCTATGAAG gAACCCATGATATTCATGCCCTCATTTTGGGACGCGCTATTACTGGTATTCAGGCATTTGCTTAA